In Sphingobacterium zeae, one genomic interval encodes:
- a CDS encoding alkaline phosphatase — translation MKKHVLFLFLLVFVQVFPSFGQEAKYIFYLIGDGMGLNQVNLTEIHQAEVQHKDNPIPLVFTQFPHVGFASTHSLSNGVTDSGAGGTALAVGKKTKNGVIGMDSTGTVPYKSIAYAAKQKGKKVGIITSVSIDHATPASFYAHQADRDMYYEIGKEIVTSNFDFFGGSNFLKPETTFDHKKAPSLFPILEKAGYKVLKGKDAYAQLPNKSDKIILMNSDGSPIDALKYAIDQKPSDLKLADITSAAITSLHKNNTNGFFLMIEGGKIDWACHANDAATTIQEVLDFNNSVQLAYDFYKKFPNETLIVVTADHETGGLGVGNGSSSLKTKFLSHQKISHAELSNAIGNLRKNNPNATWGDLKNLIAAQTGLFSKITIHETDRSALEAAYQKSFVDHQNETAKSLYASDDKIAALSISILNRMGSISWASNNHSAAYAPVYAIGVGSEQFNQKMDNTDIPKKIATAAKLSLD, via the coding sequence ATGAAAAAACACGTTTTATTTCTGTTCCTCCTCGTTTTTGTACAAGTTTTCCCCTCTTTTGGCCAAGAAGCAAAATACATTTTTTACTTAATTGGTGATGGCATGGGCCTCAACCAGGTTAATCTCACCGAAATTCATCAAGCTGAAGTACAGCATAAAGATAACCCAATTCCACTTGTGTTCACGCAATTTCCTCATGTTGGATTTGCCTCCACACATTCACTCTCGAATGGCGTAACGGACTCAGGCGCTGGAGGTACCGCATTAGCCGTTGGAAAAAAAACCAAAAATGGCGTTATCGGTATGGACAGTACGGGAACAGTCCCCTATAAGAGTATAGCTTATGCCGCAAAGCAAAAAGGAAAGAAAGTCGGTATTATTACAAGCGTCAGCATAGACCACGCTACCCCGGCTTCATTTTATGCACACCAAGCAGACCGCGACATGTATTATGAAATCGGTAAAGAAATTGTCACTTCGAATTTTGATTTTTTTGGCGGATCCAATTTTCTCAAACCCGAAACAACATTTGATCATAAAAAGGCGCCATCGCTTTTCCCCATATTAGAAAAAGCCGGCTATAAGGTGCTTAAAGGAAAAGATGCTTATGCACAACTACCAAATAAATCAGATAAGATCATATTGATGAATTCAGATGGCAGCCCTATAGATGCCCTTAAATATGCCATAGACCAAAAGCCAAGTGATTTAAAACTGGCAGATATCACATCTGCAGCTATCACTTCACTGCATAAAAATAATACAAATGGTTTCTTTTTAATGATTGAAGGTGGAAAAATTGATTGGGCATGCCATGCAAATGATGCGGCTACTACGATTCAGGAAGTGTTGGATTTCAATAACTCCGTACAACTCGCCTATGATTTTTATAAAAAATTTCCAAATGAAACACTTATAGTCGTTACAGCGGACCATGAAACGGGCGGATTAGGTGTCGGTAATGGAAGTTCTTCGCTGAAAACAAAATTCTTGTCCCACCAAAAAATCTCGCATGCAGAACTTTCGAACGCAATTGGCAACCTTCGTAAGAATAATCCAAATGCAACATGGGGCGATCTCAAGAATCTCATTGCTGCTCAAACAGGTTTGTTTTCCAAAATTACAATCCATGAAACTGATCGTAGTGCTTTAGAAGCTGCCTATCAAAAAAGCTTTGTCGATCATCAAAATGAAACCGCAAAAAGCCTTTACGCAAGCGACGACAAGATTGCCGCACTGAGTATTTCAATCTTAAATCGGATGGGATCAATAAGCTGGGCCTCTAACAACCATTCGGCAGCCTATGCACCGGTTTATGCCATCGGTGTTGGTTCCGAACAATTCAATCAGAAAATGGATAACACAGATATACCAAAGAAAATCGCTACAGCTGCAAAACTTAGTTTAGACTAA
- a CDS encoding NAD(P)H-binding protein: MKVVLIGGSGATGRALVQLMLKSKEITEIVVLLRRVSFEEHIKLKQVIVDFENLTDFEQVIQGDVAISCLGTTLKDAGSKDAQWKIDHDLNLQFAALAKKNGFPTFLLLSAVLADPASKIFYNRMKGSLEQDVKALDFNRLIIFQPGGLIRPNTDRLGEKTAIAALRIFNTIGLFKTYEPLSVGQVAMAMLQAINHYTTGIHTVTVKDIQKLAAETS; encoded by the coding sequence ATGAAGGTAGTTTTAATAGGTGGTTCTGGCGCTACAGGAAGAGCGCTCGTTCAATTGATGTTAAAATCTAAGGAAATTACGGAAATCGTTGTGCTTTTAAGACGTGTCTCGTTTGAGGAGCACATTAAATTGAAACAGGTTATCGTAGACTTTGAAAATCTAACGGATTTTGAGCAAGTGATACAAGGCGATGTCGCAATTTCCTGCCTTGGCACCACATTAAAAGACGCAGGCAGTAAAGATGCACAATGGAAAATAGATCATGATCTTAATTTGCAATTTGCGGCATTGGCTAAAAAAAATGGTTTTCCTACCTTTCTCTTATTATCGGCTGTTCTTGCGGATCCTGCATCAAAAATTTTTTATAACCGCATGAAAGGAAGCCTTGAACAGGATGTTAAAGCACTTGATTTCAATCGGCTTATTATTTTCCAACCTGGAGGACTAATCCGACCAAATACAGATCGCTTGGGTGAAAAAACAGCCATAGCTGCCCTTCGTATCTTTAATACAATAGGATTATTCAAAACATACGAACCTCTTTCAGTAGGACAAGTTGCTATGGCAATGTTACAGGCGATCAATCATTACACAACAGGTATCCATACTGTAACCGTGAAAGATATCCAGAAATTAGCAGCAGAAACCAGTTGA
- a CDS encoding Lrp/AsnC family transcriptional regulator, whose protein sequence is MNSIDEFDRQILKYLEQDGRMAYSAIATAMGVSNTMIHQRIIRLTEQGVLTGIKPLLNEKKLGYDWGAFTGLSLEKDHDSNRIIEELKKIPEVTECYYITGNYTLYVKIIAKNHEHMRQLLYEKIDSIPGIAKTDSIIELGCAFKRNMIF, encoded by the coding sequence ATGAATAGCATTGATGAATTCGACCGGCAGATTTTGAAATATTTAGAACAAGATGGACGAATGGCCTACTCTGCAATAGCGACTGCTATGGGCGTTTCCAATACCATGATCCATCAACGGATCATCCGCTTGACCGAGCAAGGAGTATTGACAGGAATAAAGCCGCTGCTAAATGAAAAAAAGCTAGGCTATGATTGGGGAGCTTTTACAGGGTTAAGTTTAGAAAAAGATCATGATTCAAACCGAATAATTGAAGAACTGAAGAAAATACCAGAAGTAACAGAATGCTACTATATTACGGGCAACTACACGTTATATGTGAAAATTATTGCTAAAAATCACGAACATATGCGACAACTACTGTATGAAAAGATTGATAGCATTCCTGGGATTGCAAAAACGGATTCGATCATTGAGTTAGGTTGTGCTTTCAAACGTAATATGATATTCTGA